The following coding sequences lie in one Oncorhynchus kisutch isolate 150728-3 linkage group LG17, Okis_V2, whole genome shotgun sequence genomic window:
- the taf11 gene encoding transcription initiation factor TFIID subunit 11 — MADPARIKTESNSENSLAARESPKTEDTEEVPVTSDADTESKDSSSQSLKREHKPDSVAGDDEDEGTSDQPASKKLKVEPEKKKEKRQKVDEDEIQKMQVLVSSFSEEQLNRYEMYRRSAFPKAAIKRLIQSITGSSVSQNVVIAMSGISKVFAGEIVEEALDVCEKWGDTPPLQPKHMREAVRRLKSREQIPNTKHKNILFH; from the exons ATGGCAGACCCAGCTAGGATAAAGACTGAATCCAACTCTGAGAATTCATTGGCTGCTAGAGAAAGCCCTAAAACCGAAGACACTGAAGAAGTGCCTGTGACCTCGGATGCAGACACCGAATCAAAAGATTCCTCCTCACAATCACTCAAACGCGAACACAAACCG GACTCTGTTGCTGGAGATGATGAGGATGAGGGAACCTCAGATCAACCAGCTTCCAAAAAACTAAAAGTTGAGCCTGAGAAGAAAAAGGAGAAGCGGCAAAAGGTTGACGAGGATGAGATTCAGAAGATGCA GGTTTTGGTCTCATCCTTCTCTGAGGAGCAGCTTAACCGCTATGAGATGTATAGACGCTCTGCTTTCCCCAAAGCTGCCATCAAGAGG CTGATACAGTCCATTACAGGATCCTCAGTCTCTCAAAATGTGGTTATCGCCATGTCTGGTATTTCCAAGGTCTTCGCTGGAGAAATAGTGGAGGAAG CTCTGGATGTGTGTGAGAAGTGGGGGGACACGCCTCCCCTGCAGCCCAAGCACATGAGGGAGGCTGTCAGGAGGCTGAAGAGCAGAGAGCAGATCCCCAACACCAAGCACAAGAACATCCTATTTCACTGA